Proteins from a single region of Oryza brachyantha chromosome 6, ObraRS2, whole genome shotgun sequence:
- the LOC102710214 gene encoding uncharacterized protein LOC102710214 isoform X1, with the protein MPASPSPPPRAMKRELAFALQSLSAITASPGRTRSGRPLSSSAPAPKRRRRPDKPPDHPLSLETDLLLVSPHTPPMDAEAPKPTHLLNDKGSHPPPISPPHNPTVTLHGSHHHANPMELDLAATPAHPLHLNAVAATAHAQPTDLNAASEAPALPMELHDAAAATVPAELTELNAAADNSAAPALPMELHDDASATVPAESTELDAAADTVEPLGLFAVAADDPKPELPAVTAAIDNNLMDVSHESNGRNLQHQVLDNDLTDPSLLAETTTAPVSTADADSNLTPVSTADLKPARRFTRSLLKNKPEEEATPSKSQCPAVSMTSEDNNEASVDLVLPQEKPQRRFTRSLLKVKVEARPNSSVLQSKEAIDSTSDSSRSVKKMEMKMSKKVACLTKHPSNIRELLNTGLLEGMPVRYIIPYSKKAVLKGVITGCNIRCFCFSCNGSKDVCSYFFEQHAGSNKKHPADHIYLGNSNSLRDVLRACESSPLESLEKTIRSSIDPNAKRSYVNCLNCNERLSSSQTESFESFLCHCCLDPKQHQDPPSPSYSCKSNSSLISSSKDYLLKKTPLNTKGGSAGKVTTKDTGLHKLVFKVLLDGTEVAYYVDGQRKVDGYIKDQRIYCNHCNRVVSPSAFEAHAGEGTRRKPYDNIFTSNGVSLHELSMKISKDMELSERETDDLCRECGQGGDIFPCKICPRSFHPACVGLSGVPSEWYCDNCSNLVQKEKALAENKNAKAAGRQAGVDSIEQIMKRAIRIVPISDDLGGCALCKQKDFNNSVFDERTVILCDQCEKEYHVGCLRSQWQVDLKELPEGEWFCCNSCSDIRSSLDKIISDGALMLPESDIDIIRKKHEMKGLSMDTNTDLRWRLLAGRSASEDGDLLLSAAVPIIHQSFDPIIEVQSGRDLIPEMVNGRRPKDGMPGQDYSGMYCAVLTIGTSVVSAALLRVMGGEVAELPLVATCKDLQGLGYFQALFSCIERMLISLKIKHFMLPAAQEAEGIWMNKFGFSKIPQEQSEAYLNGAHLTIFHGTSNLYKAIASS; encoded by the exons ATGcccgcctccccctctccgccgccgcgggccaTGAAGCGCGAGCTCGCCTTCGCGCTCCAGTCGCTCTCCGCGATCACCGCCTCTCCCGGCCGCACCCGCTCCGGccgccccctctcctcctccgcccccgcccccaaGAGGCGGAGGAGACCTGACAAGCCCCCCGAccatcccctctccctcgAAACTGATCTTCTTCTAGTCTCCCCGCACACTCCGCCCATGGACGCCGAGGCGCCCAAGCCCACACACCTCCTCAACGACAAGGGatcccatcctcctcccatcAGCCCCCCTCACAATCCTACAGTCACGCTCCATGGATCTCATCATCATGCCAATCCAATGGAATTGGACCTCGCTGCCACGCCTGCACACCCACTCCACCTCAATGCTGTTGCTGCCACAGCCCATGCACAACCCACAGACCTCAATGCTGCTTCGGAGGCGCCTGCTCTACCAATGGAGCTtcatgatgctgctgctgccactgTGCCTGCCGAATTGACGGAGCTCAATGCTGCTGCCGACAATTCCGCCGCCCCTGCTCTACCAATGGAGCTTCATGATGATGCTTCTGCCACTGTGCCTGCCGAATCGACGGAGCTCGATGCTGCTGCCGACACTGTCGAACCATTGGGCCTCTTTGCTGTCGCTGCTGATGACCCAAAGCCAGAATTGCCTGCTGTAACTGCAGCCATTGATAACAACCTGATGGATGTCTCCCATGAATCAAATGGACGAAATCTACAACACCAGGTCCTGGACAATGACTTGACTGATCCTTCTTTGCTTGCCGAGACCACCACAGCACCAGTCTCTACCGCTGATGCCGATAGCAATTTAACACCGGTCTCTACAGCTGACCTCAAGCCTGCAAGGCGCTTCACACGATCGCTGCTCAAGAACAAACCAGAGGAAGAGGCCACACCTAGTAAAAGTCAATGCCCTGCTGTGTCCATGACATCAGAGGACAACAACGAGGCCTCGGTTGATTTGGTTCTGCCCCAAGAGAAGCCACAAAGGAGGTTCACAAGGTCACTTCTCAAGGTAAAGGTTGAGGCGCGCCCTAACAGCAGTGTGCTTCAATCCAAGGAGGCAATCGACAGCACATCGGACTCTTCTCGGTCAGTGAAGAAGATGGAGATGAAGATGTCTAAGAAGGTCGCCTGCCTCACAAAGCACCCAAGTAACATTAGAGAGTTGCTCAACACTGGCCTGCTCGAGGGAATGCCAGTTAGGTACATCATCCCCTATAGCAAG AAGGCTGTATTGAAAGGAGTGATAACAGGCTGCAATATCCGTTGCTTTTGTTTCTCCTGTAATGGTTCCAAG GATGTTTGTTCTTATTTCTTTGAGCAACATGCTGGGAGCAACAAAAAGCATCCTGCTGATCACATATACTTGGGGAACAGTAATAGTTTGCGAGATGTGCTGCGGGCATGTGAGAGTTCTCCCTTGGAATCTCTGGAGAAAACAATACGCTCTTCCATTGATCCAAATGCTAAGAGAAGCTATGTTAATTGCCTAAACTGCAATG AACGTCTGTCTTCATCACAAACTGAAAGTTTTGAAAGTTTTCTCTGTCATTGTTGCCTTGACCCAAAACAACATCAAGATCCCCCTTCCCCATCTTATTCTTGTAAGAGCAATTCCAG CTTGATATCAAGCTCCAAGGATTATTTGTTGAAGAAGACACCATTAAATACAAAAGGTGGAAGTGCTGGAAAAGTAACTACAAA GGACACTGGGCTACACAAATTGGTCTTTAAAGTTTTGCTTGATGGCACTGAAGTAGCTTACTATGTTGATGGTCAG AGAAAGGTTGATGGGTATATCAAGGATCAAAGAATCTACTGTAATCACTGCAATAGAGTG GTTAGCCCATCTGCATTTGAGGCTCATGCGGGTGAGGGAACAAGACGCAAGCC TTATGACAATATTTTTACATCCAATGGAGTATCATTGCATGAGCTGTCAATGAAAATATCAAAGGACATGGAATTGTCTGAACGCGAAACAGATGATTTGTGCAGAGAATGTGGTCAAGGGGGAGATATTTTCCCTTGCAAAATATGCCCAAGGTCATTTCACCCAG CCTGCGTTGGGCTGTCTGGAGTCCCCTCAGAGTGGTATTGTGATAATTGCAGCAACCTTGTTCAAAAGGAAAAGGCTTtagcagaaaataaaaatgctaAAGCTGCTGGGAGGCAAGCTGGAGTTGATTCTATTGAACAGATAATGAAGAGAGCTATACGAATTGTCCCAATCTCTGACGATCTTGGTGGATGTGCCCTGTGCAA GCAGAAAGATTTTAACAATTCAGTATTTGATGAGCGCACCGTGATACTCTGTGACCAA TGTGAGAAAGAGTATCATGTAGGGTGTTTGCGGAGCCAATGGCAGGTTGATCTGAAG GAATTACCAGAAGGGGAGTGGTTCTGTTGCAATAGTTGCTCTGATATTCGTTCTTCCTTGGACAAGATTATCTCTGACGGAGCTTTGATGCTGCCTGAGTCAGATATTGATATCATAAGGAAGAAACATGAGATGAAAGGGTTAAGTATGGACACTAATACAGATCTCAGATGGCGATTACTTGCTGGTAGAAGTgcctctgaagatggtgactTATTGCTCTCTGCTGCAGTCCCAATTATTCAT CAATCTTTTGATCCAATCATTGAAGTTCAGAGTGGGAGGGACCTAATTCCTGAGATGGTCAATGG GAGGAGACCTAAGGATGGAATGCCTGGCCAAGATTATAGTGGAATGTACTGTGCAGTGTTAACTATAGG CACTTCTGTTGTGTCAGCAGCACTGTTGCGAGTCATGGGTGGTGAAGTGGCTGAACTGCCACTGGTTGCCACGTGTAAAGACCTTCAAGGACTG GGCTACTTCCAAGCGTTGTTCTCATGCATAGAGAGGATGCTTATTTCGTTGAAGATCAAACACTTCATGCTTCCAGCCGCCCAGGAAGCTGAAGGCATCTGGATGAACAAATTTGgcttctctaaaattcctCAGGAGCAG TCAGAAGCATATCTTAATGGGGCACACCTGACTATATTCCATGGAACGTCAAACCTGTACAAGGCTATTGCTTCATCATGA
- the LOC102710214 gene encoding uncharacterized protein LOC102710214 isoform X3, with the protein MPASPSPPPRAMKRELAFALQSLSAITASPGRTRSGRPLSSSAPAPKRRRRPDKPPDHPLSLETDLLLVSPHTPPMDAEAPKPTHLLNDKGSHPPPISPPHNPTVTLHGSHHHANPMELDLAATPAHPLHLNAVAATAHAQPTDLNAASEAPALPMELHDAAAATVPAELTELNAAADNSAAPALPMELHDDASATVPAESTELDAAADTVEPLGLFAVAADDPKPELPAVTAAIDNNLMDVSHESNGRNLQHQVLDNDLTDPSLLAETTTAPVSTADADSNLTPVSTADLKPARRFTRSLLKNKPEEEATPSKSQCPAVSMTSEDNNEASVDLVLPQEKPQRRFTRSLLKVKVEARPNSSVLQSKEAIDSTSDSSRSVKKMEMKMSKKVACLTKHPSNIRELLNTGLLEGMPVRYIIPYSKKAVLKGVITGCNIRCFCFSCNGSKAGSNKKHPADHIYLGNSNSLRDVLRACESSPLESLEKTIRSSIDPNAKRSYVNCLNCNERLSSSQTESFESFLCHCCLDPKQHQDPPSPSYSCKSNSSLISSSKDYLLKKTPLNTKGGSAGKVTTKDTGLHKLVFKVLLDGTEVAYYVDGQRKVDGYIKDQRIYCNHCNRVVSPSAFEAHAGEGTRRKPYDNIFTSNGVSLHELSMKISKDMELSERETDDLCRECGQGGDIFPCKICPRSFHPACVGLSGVPSEWYCDNCSNLVQKEKALAENKNAKAAGRQAGVDSIEQIMKRAIRIVPISDDLGGCALCKQKDFNNSVFDERTVILCDQCEKEYHVGCLRSQWQVDLKELPEGEWFCCNSCSDIRSSLDKIISDGALMLPESDIDIIRKKHEMKGLSMDTNTDLRWRLLAGRSASEDGDLLLSAAVPIIHQSFDPIIEVQSGRDLIPEMVNGRRPKDGMPGQDYSGMYCAVLTIGTSVVSAALLRVMGGEVAELPLVATCKDLQGLGYFQALFSCIERMLISLKIKHFMLPAAQEAEGIWMNKFGFSKIPQEQSEAYLNGAHLTIFHGTSNLYKAIASS; encoded by the exons ATGcccgcctccccctctccgccgccgcgggccaTGAAGCGCGAGCTCGCCTTCGCGCTCCAGTCGCTCTCCGCGATCACCGCCTCTCCCGGCCGCACCCGCTCCGGccgccccctctcctcctccgcccccgcccccaaGAGGCGGAGGAGACCTGACAAGCCCCCCGAccatcccctctccctcgAAACTGATCTTCTTCTAGTCTCCCCGCACACTCCGCCCATGGACGCCGAGGCGCCCAAGCCCACACACCTCCTCAACGACAAGGGatcccatcctcctcccatcAGCCCCCCTCACAATCCTACAGTCACGCTCCATGGATCTCATCATCATGCCAATCCAATGGAATTGGACCTCGCTGCCACGCCTGCACACCCACTCCACCTCAATGCTGTTGCTGCCACAGCCCATGCACAACCCACAGACCTCAATGCTGCTTCGGAGGCGCCTGCTCTACCAATGGAGCTtcatgatgctgctgctgccactgTGCCTGCCGAATTGACGGAGCTCAATGCTGCTGCCGACAATTCCGCCGCCCCTGCTCTACCAATGGAGCTTCATGATGATGCTTCTGCCACTGTGCCTGCCGAATCGACGGAGCTCGATGCTGCTGCCGACACTGTCGAACCATTGGGCCTCTTTGCTGTCGCTGCTGATGACCCAAAGCCAGAATTGCCTGCTGTAACTGCAGCCATTGATAACAACCTGATGGATGTCTCCCATGAATCAAATGGACGAAATCTACAACACCAGGTCCTGGACAATGACTTGACTGATCCTTCTTTGCTTGCCGAGACCACCACAGCACCAGTCTCTACCGCTGATGCCGATAGCAATTTAACACCGGTCTCTACAGCTGACCTCAAGCCTGCAAGGCGCTTCACACGATCGCTGCTCAAGAACAAACCAGAGGAAGAGGCCACACCTAGTAAAAGTCAATGCCCTGCTGTGTCCATGACATCAGAGGACAACAACGAGGCCTCGGTTGATTTGGTTCTGCCCCAAGAGAAGCCACAAAGGAGGTTCACAAGGTCACTTCTCAAGGTAAAGGTTGAGGCGCGCCCTAACAGCAGTGTGCTTCAATCCAAGGAGGCAATCGACAGCACATCGGACTCTTCTCGGTCAGTGAAGAAGATGGAGATGAAGATGTCTAAGAAGGTCGCCTGCCTCACAAAGCACCCAAGTAACATTAGAGAGTTGCTCAACACTGGCCTGCTCGAGGGAATGCCAGTTAGGTACATCATCCCCTATAGCAAG AAGGCTGTATTGAAAGGAGTGATAACAGGCTGCAATATCCGTTGCTTTTGTTTCTCCTGTAATGGTTCCAAG GCTGGGAGCAACAAAAAGCATCCTGCTGATCACATATACTTGGGGAACAGTAATAGTTTGCGAGATGTGCTGCGGGCATGTGAGAGTTCTCCCTTGGAATCTCTGGAGAAAACAATACGCTCTTCCATTGATCCAAATGCTAAGAGAAGCTATGTTAATTGCCTAAACTGCAATG AACGTCTGTCTTCATCACAAACTGAAAGTTTTGAAAGTTTTCTCTGTCATTGTTGCCTTGACCCAAAACAACATCAAGATCCCCCTTCCCCATCTTATTCTTGTAAGAGCAATTCCAG CTTGATATCAAGCTCCAAGGATTATTTGTTGAAGAAGACACCATTAAATACAAAAGGTGGAAGTGCTGGAAAAGTAACTACAAA GGACACTGGGCTACACAAATTGGTCTTTAAAGTTTTGCTTGATGGCACTGAAGTAGCTTACTATGTTGATGGTCAG AGAAAGGTTGATGGGTATATCAAGGATCAAAGAATCTACTGTAATCACTGCAATAGAGTG GTTAGCCCATCTGCATTTGAGGCTCATGCGGGTGAGGGAACAAGACGCAAGCC TTATGACAATATTTTTACATCCAATGGAGTATCATTGCATGAGCTGTCAATGAAAATATCAAAGGACATGGAATTGTCTGAACGCGAAACAGATGATTTGTGCAGAGAATGTGGTCAAGGGGGAGATATTTTCCCTTGCAAAATATGCCCAAGGTCATTTCACCCAG CCTGCGTTGGGCTGTCTGGAGTCCCCTCAGAGTGGTATTGTGATAATTGCAGCAACCTTGTTCAAAAGGAAAAGGCTTtagcagaaaataaaaatgctaAAGCTGCTGGGAGGCAAGCTGGAGTTGATTCTATTGAACAGATAATGAAGAGAGCTATACGAATTGTCCCAATCTCTGACGATCTTGGTGGATGTGCCCTGTGCAA GCAGAAAGATTTTAACAATTCAGTATTTGATGAGCGCACCGTGATACTCTGTGACCAA TGTGAGAAAGAGTATCATGTAGGGTGTTTGCGGAGCCAATGGCAGGTTGATCTGAAG GAATTACCAGAAGGGGAGTGGTTCTGTTGCAATAGTTGCTCTGATATTCGTTCTTCCTTGGACAAGATTATCTCTGACGGAGCTTTGATGCTGCCTGAGTCAGATATTGATATCATAAGGAAGAAACATGAGATGAAAGGGTTAAGTATGGACACTAATACAGATCTCAGATGGCGATTACTTGCTGGTAGAAGTgcctctgaagatggtgactTATTGCTCTCTGCTGCAGTCCCAATTATTCAT CAATCTTTTGATCCAATCATTGAAGTTCAGAGTGGGAGGGACCTAATTCCTGAGATGGTCAATGG GAGGAGACCTAAGGATGGAATGCCTGGCCAAGATTATAGTGGAATGTACTGTGCAGTGTTAACTATAGG CACTTCTGTTGTGTCAGCAGCACTGTTGCGAGTCATGGGTGGTGAAGTGGCTGAACTGCCACTGGTTGCCACGTGTAAAGACCTTCAAGGACTG GGCTACTTCCAAGCGTTGTTCTCATGCATAGAGAGGATGCTTATTTCGTTGAAGATCAAACACTTCATGCTTCCAGCCGCCCAGGAAGCTGAAGGCATCTGGATGAACAAATTTGgcttctctaaaattcctCAGGAGCAG TCAGAAGCATATCTTAATGGGGCACACCTGACTATATTCCATGGAACGTCAAACCTGTACAAGGCTATTGCTTCATCATGA
- the LOC102710214 gene encoding uncharacterized protein LOC102710214 isoform X2, producing MPASPSPPPRAMKRELAFALQSLSAITASPGRTRSGRPLSSSAPAPKRRRRPDKPPDHPLSLETDLLLVSPHTPPMDAEAPKPTHLLNDKGSHPPPISPPHNPTVTLHGSHHHANPMELDLAATPAHPLHLNAVAATAHAQPTDLNAASEAPALPMELHDAAAATVPAELTELNAAADNSAAPALPMELHDDASATVPAESTELDAAADTVEPLGLFAVAADDPKPELPAVTAAIDNNLMDVSHESNGRNLQHQVLDNDLTDPSLLAETTTAPVSTADADSNLTPVSTADLKPARRFTRSLLKNKPEEEATPSKSQCPAVSMTSEDNNEASVDLVLPQEKPQRRFTRSLLKVKVEARPNSSVLQSKEAIDSTSDSSRSVKKMEMKMSKKVACLTKHPSNIRELLNTGLLEGMPVRYIIPYSKKAVLKGVITGCNIRCFCFSCNGSKQHAGSNKKHPADHIYLGNSNSLRDVLRACESSPLESLEKTIRSSIDPNAKRSYVNCLNCNERLSSSQTESFESFLCHCCLDPKQHQDPPSPSYSCKSNSSLISSSKDYLLKKTPLNTKGGSAGKVTTKDTGLHKLVFKVLLDGTEVAYYVDGQRKVDGYIKDQRIYCNHCNRVVSPSAFEAHAGEGTRRKPYDNIFTSNGVSLHELSMKISKDMELSERETDDLCRECGQGGDIFPCKICPRSFHPACVGLSGVPSEWYCDNCSNLVQKEKALAENKNAKAAGRQAGVDSIEQIMKRAIRIVPISDDLGGCALCKQKDFNNSVFDERTVILCDQCEKEYHVGCLRSQWQVDLKELPEGEWFCCNSCSDIRSSLDKIISDGALMLPESDIDIIRKKHEMKGLSMDTNTDLRWRLLAGRSASEDGDLLLSAAVPIIHQSFDPIIEVQSGRDLIPEMVNGRRPKDGMPGQDYSGMYCAVLTIGTSVVSAALLRVMGGEVAELPLVATCKDLQGLGYFQALFSCIERMLISLKIKHFMLPAAQEAEGIWMNKFGFSKIPQEQSEAYLNGAHLTIFHGTSNLYKAIASS from the exons ATGcccgcctccccctctccgccgccgcgggccaTGAAGCGCGAGCTCGCCTTCGCGCTCCAGTCGCTCTCCGCGATCACCGCCTCTCCCGGCCGCACCCGCTCCGGccgccccctctcctcctccgcccccgcccccaaGAGGCGGAGGAGACCTGACAAGCCCCCCGAccatcccctctccctcgAAACTGATCTTCTTCTAGTCTCCCCGCACACTCCGCCCATGGACGCCGAGGCGCCCAAGCCCACACACCTCCTCAACGACAAGGGatcccatcctcctcccatcAGCCCCCCTCACAATCCTACAGTCACGCTCCATGGATCTCATCATCATGCCAATCCAATGGAATTGGACCTCGCTGCCACGCCTGCACACCCACTCCACCTCAATGCTGTTGCTGCCACAGCCCATGCACAACCCACAGACCTCAATGCTGCTTCGGAGGCGCCTGCTCTACCAATGGAGCTtcatgatgctgctgctgccactgTGCCTGCCGAATTGACGGAGCTCAATGCTGCTGCCGACAATTCCGCCGCCCCTGCTCTACCAATGGAGCTTCATGATGATGCTTCTGCCACTGTGCCTGCCGAATCGACGGAGCTCGATGCTGCTGCCGACACTGTCGAACCATTGGGCCTCTTTGCTGTCGCTGCTGATGACCCAAAGCCAGAATTGCCTGCTGTAACTGCAGCCATTGATAACAACCTGATGGATGTCTCCCATGAATCAAATGGACGAAATCTACAACACCAGGTCCTGGACAATGACTTGACTGATCCTTCTTTGCTTGCCGAGACCACCACAGCACCAGTCTCTACCGCTGATGCCGATAGCAATTTAACACCGGTCTCTACAGCTGACCTCAAGCCTGCAAGGCGCTTCACACGATCGCTGCTCAAGAACAAACCAGAGGAAGAGGCCACACCTAGTAAAAGTCAATGCCCTGCTGTGTCCATGACATCAGAGGACAACAACGAGGCCTCGGTTGATTTGGTTCTGCCCCAAGAGAAGCCACAAAGGAGGTTCACAAGGTCACTTCTCAAGGTAAAGGTTGAGGCGCGCCCTAACAGCAGTGTGCTTCAATCCAAGGAGGCAATCGACAGCACATCGGACTCTTCTCGGTCAGTGAAGAAGATGGAGATGAAGATGTCTAAGAAGGTCGCCTGCCTCACAAAGCACCCAAGTAACATTAGAGAGTTGCTCAACACTGGCCTGCTCGAGGGAATGCCAGTTAGGTACATCATCCCCTATAGCAAG AAGGCTGTATTGAAAGGAGTGATAACAGGCTGCAATATCCGTTGCTTTTGTTTCTCCTGTAATGGTTCCAAG CAACATGCTGGGAGCAACAAAAAGCATCCTGCTGATCACATATACTTGGGGAACAGTAATAGTTTGCGAGATGTGCTGCGGGCATGTGAGAGTTCTCCCTTGGAATCTCTGGAGAAAACAATACGCTCTTCCATTGATCCAAATGCTAAGAGAAGCTATGTTAATTGCCTAAACTGCAATG AACGTCTGTCTTCATCACAAACTGAAAGTTTTGAAAGTTTTCTCTGTCATTGTTGCCTTGACCCAAAACAACATCAAGATCCCCCTTCCCCATCTTATTCTTGTAAGAGCAATTCCAG CTTGATATCAAGCTCCAAGGATTATTTGTTGAAGAAGACACCATTAAATACAAAAGGTGGAAGTGCTGGAAAAGTAACTACAAA GGACACTGGGCTACACAAATTGGTCTTTAAAGTTTTGCTTGATGGCACTGAAGTAGCTTACTATGTTGATGGTCAG AGAAAGGTTGATGGGTATATCAAGGATCAAAGAATCTACTGTAATCACTGCAATAGAGTG GTTAGCCCATCTGCATTTGAGGCTCATGCGGGTGAGGGAACAAGACGCAAGCC TTATGACAATATTTTTACATCCAATGGAGTATCATTGCATGAGCTGTCAATGAAAATATCAAAGGACATGGAATTGTCTGAACGCGAAACAGATGATTTGTGCAGAGAATGTGGTCAAGGGGGAGATATTTTCCCTTGCAAAATATGCCCAAGGTCATTTCACCCAG CCTGCGTTGGGCTGTCTGGAGTCCCCTCAGAGTGGTATTGTGATAATTGCAGCAACCTTGTTCAAAAGGAAAAGGCTTtagcagaaaataaaaatgctaAAGCTGCTGGGAGGCAAGCTGGAGTTGATTCTATTGAACAGATAATGAAGAGAGCTATACGAATTGTCCCAATCTCTGACGATCTTGGTGGATGTGCCCTGTGCAA GCAGAAAGATTTTAACAATTCAGTATTTGATGAGCGCACCGTGATACTCTGTGACCAA TGTGAGAAAGAGTATCATGTAGGGTGTTTGCGGAGCCAATGGCAGGTTGATCTGAAG GAATTACCAGAAGGGGAGTGGTTCTGTTGCAATAGTTGCTCTGATATTCGTTCTTCCTTGGACAAGATTATCTCTGACGGAGCTTTGATGCTGCCTGAGTCAGATATTGATATCATAAGGAAGAAACATGAGATGAAAGGGTTAAGTATGGACACTAATACAGATCTCAGATGGCGATTACTTGCTGGTAGAAGTgcctctgaagatggtgactTATTGCTCTCTGCTGCAGTCCCAATTATTCAT CAATCTTTTGATCCAATCATTGAAGTTCAGAGTGGGAGGGACCTAATTCCTGAGATGGTCAATGG GAGGAGACCTAAGGATGGAATGCCTGGCCAAGATTATAGTGGAATGTACTGTGCAGTGTTAACTATAGG CACTTCTGTTGTGTCAGCAGCACTGTTGCGAGTCATGGGTGGTGAAGTGGCTGAACTGCCACTGGTTGCCACGTGTAAAGACCTTCAAGGACTG GGCTACTTCCAAGCGTTGTTCTCATGCATAGAGAGGATGCTTATTTCGTTGAAGATCAAACACTTCATGCTTCCAGCCGCCCAGGAAGCTGAAGGCATCTGGATGAACAAATTTGgcttctctaaaattcctCAGGAGCAG TCAGAAGCATATCTTAATGGGGCACACCTGACTATATTCCATGGAACGTCAAACCTGTACAAGGCTATTGCTTCATCATGA